Below is a window of Hemiscyllium ocellatum isolate sHemOce1 chromosome 8, sHemOce1.pat.X.cur, whole genome shotgun sequence DNA.
TCTAAATTAACGCTATATAACCAATCTGGCATCTTTAACATAACTACAAACGATTATTGCTACCAAAAAAAACTACATTAAAAAACTAACTGTAAAACCTTGAAGGGGAGACTCTCCCCCCTgtccatagggggcactcaccctacccatccatCCCCCCTTAAGCCTGGATTGTATCCGGCCTTAGACAAAAATAATTAAgtaaacaaggagatgatccttaaatcaacaaaagaagacaaagtcaggataagCACTGCGCCCATTCCCGGCTCCGTGTCAACCCCAATTATGactaaaaaagagaaaaagaacaaaaccAAAGAGGAAAACAACGAAGGGCACCCATAAAATTCCCCATGATAAAATTCAATTATAAAAATATAATAGGAACAACATAttccaagactttttttttaaaaagtaaaattattAGGGAAAGTGAAAAAAAGGGTACAgggaaagaaggaagagaggacgaacattaaccatattcttcagaTCAACCAGACTATTTCAAACACCTTGGTTTTATCCACtaagtcaaatgtataaactgaatcCTCATGGTTGAAACGAGGCCCTGCCGGGTACCTCATGGAGTCCTgaatgcccaggttcctcagcctcttgacttcatcgaaggacttcctctttctaATTACAGCTGCTGAGAAATCTTGAGAAAACATAATTTTGACACATTGTGCAGCAGTGCCTGTGGGTCTTCCCTCAGTGATCTGGAGGCTTCTATCACTCTTTGCTTACCCCTGTGTGTGAGGATGTGCACTAGGACTGGGCGGGAGCACTGTACCGGCCAGAACCTGTGCACCACCACCTGATAGttcctttcaatctgcagccggCTGGACTCTATTTGAAGGCCCAGGAACTACggcagccagttttcaaagaagctgactggctgtcCACCTTCTTCACCCTCCGGGAACCCAATAATCCGTAAATTTGTCCATCGACCTAGATTTTTGAGGTAGTGATCAGATCTCGCAAGGCCTGTACTTGCTGGCCCAGGGCCTGGATCCATCCGGACGAGGACCCGATTGTCACTTCAGAGGCTGTGGTTtgaccctccaccttctccatccACGCCCTGAAGTCCTGGGAGCTCCTGTTCATGCTTTTGCAGCATGGACGTGATGGGTTGGATCCGGACACGGATCTCCTTGATCGCAGCCTCAACCTTCATGGTAAGTCTCGCAATCACTGCCACCAATTTCTGCGAGTCCGTTAAGTCTCTCGGGAGAGGccgctgctgcagtctctggtgtggttggtgctgcaggggagtggcctccctgctgctgtttgcttgctcgttttccctttggcatccttcccacttccaaatattaacaaatatgcaTTTCTAAGGCTTTAAATCAACAACCTCTCATAGGATTTGGCCtgggatggcaaaaaacaccaaTACACCTTGGCTGTTATGCAGAGACATCCTTGGCAGTTCTACTGGATCGCCGCCATCATGTAGAGTCCTTGTACAAATTTAACATTACCTTCTTGCTCCTGTCCCTGTTCACAAAACTGAGAACACTGTTTGCTTTATTTTCTGCTATCACCActctcctgccaccttcaatgatttgagGCATGCATCCAAAATTACAGTCACACACCTTTACTAACCAACAGTAAAATTCTCGAGGAGTTCTAATGTTAAGGCAAAGACGTTGCAACTGGTTCTCATGTCAGTGCTGAAGATGGAAACGGTTTTCACACCGAATGCTTGGCCATGGCCTTGAAAGGTTCGAAGAGGGTTGAAGTCATTTTGCAACATTGTGTGGTCCATCAGCCAATGAAGAACTATTTGAAAATACAATCATTTCCAGCAGACAAACACCTCTTGGCCTCAAAAAACACTATTCACATCAGAGAGGCTTGTGGTGTTGGCCATCTTTCTGCTTAGTTCATAGGGAGCATAAGTTTAATTAGCTGGCAATATGTCATAATATTTCTGCCAAGTTGAAAGTTgcatgaactttttaaaaatttcttttaaCCATTGCAATTCTTCTAAAACTGTATAATGATGACTAAATTGACTGGTGCAAATGTGTTAACAACAgatacaaagaacaaaaaacagtatagcacaggaacagacccaccAAGACTGCACGGACACAAATTAATAAATTATACATGCTCCATATCTCTCTACACTGCCTGATCATGTATgtatcaagatgcctcttaaatgctgctattgtgtctgcatcTATCACCTCCTCTGGTAGTTCGTTCCAAGCACTTAACACGTgctatgcaaaaaaaaattgcctcatattTCCTTTAAATCTTCCTTCtataccttaaacctatgtttcCTAGTAATTAgattcattgagatgtacagcacagaaaaagaccctccaactcgtctatgctgaccagatatctcaacccaatctagtcctgcctggcaacacccggcccatatccctccaaacccttcctaatcatatacccatccagatacctgttaaatgttgcattgtaccagcctccaccacttcctctcagagctcattccatacacgtaccaccctctgcgtgaaaaagttgccccttaggtctcttttatatctttcccctctcactgtaaacctatgtgctctagttctggacacactCACCtcaaaggaaaagactttgtctatttatcctatccacgccccacatgactttataaggtcaccctcagcctcagacgctccaaggaaaacagccctagtctattcaacctctccccatagttcaaatcctccaaccctggcaacatacttatgaatttttttctgaaccctttcaacttttaACCTGGAAAGAAAGACTCCCAACTATCCGTTCTGTCCATGCCtgtcatcattttgtaaacttctacagGTTTTGCCTAAGACTTTGACATCCAAGTGAAAGTAAATTAAGTTTGCCCAATCTGTCCTTGTAGCTAACATTCTCCAACCCAGacaatcctggtaaacctttcctgtactctttccaaagcctccacatcctttgacTGGCCTTAGTCTCTAACTCCTCTTTGGTCATTTCACTTGCTGACCTACTGATATGGTTCCCAACCTCTGCCACAAGAGTTTATACCCTCAAGTGACACTAGCAAACTAccctgttttttgtcatttatataaataatttggatgtgaacataggaggtataattagtaagtttgctgatgataccaaaattggaggtgtagtggactgcaaagaaggttaccttagagaacaacaggatcttgatcagatgggccaaggagtggcaaatggagtttaatttagataaatgtgaggcactgcatcttagtaaagcaaatcagggcaggacttatacatgtaatggtaaggtgctggggagtgttgctgaacaaagagaccttggagtgcaggttcatagctccttgaaagtggagtcacaggtacataggatagtgaagaaggtgtttggtatgctttcctgtattggtcagagtattgagtacaggagttgggaggtcatgttgcggctgtaggacattggttagccaactattggaatattgtgtgcaattctggtctccctgctataggaaggatgttgtgaaacttgaaagggttcagaaaaggtttacaaggctgctgccaggattagaggatttgagctataaggagaagctgaatcggctggggctattttccctggagcacagtgactgaggggtgaccgtatagaggtttataaaaatcacaaggcatatggatagggtaaatagacaaggtttccccagggtaggggagtccagaactagcggacattggttttaggtgagaggggtaagatttaaaagggacctaaggggcaactttttcacacagagggtggtgctatgtatggaataagctgcaagaggaagtggtggagtctggtacaattgcaacatttaaaaggcatttggattggtatatgaataggaaggatttagagggatataggccaaatgctggcaaatgggactagatttactttggatatctggtcagcatgaatgagttggatggaagggtctgttgctgtgctgtacatttctatgactttgaATGGAAACAACCACTTTCTGTACAACTGTGTTTAGGAattccttaatttttttttaaataaagaaaagGCTGGTTTTCCCCAGTAATCGGGGTGGATTAGAAAGGATAAAGAGCAAACCAGTGTATGAACTAAAAGACAGAAATCAACTATTTTTGGAAAGCAGACTGGTTTTTGATTCCGGTTTTAGTATGAAGATGAGAAACGCTTCAGCAGCAGGTTTAATCATACAGATTTGAAGGTTGGGTTGGCAGAAAATACAAACGTCTGAAAACatacaacagatttaagaacGGCTTCTTCCCCgcagttatcagacttatgaatggaacTCTCATACTAGTACTGAtgtctctctgcaccttctctatagctgtaacattatattctccATTACGCTGATGTacatatgtaaggtatgatttgtctggttagcatggaaaAAAGTACTTGTCACttcgacaataataaatcaaatcaaattgtgcTTAATTCAGGACTTAATTGGCTAGGCTTGTTCTGTTGCAGCTAGACAATGGAGGATTCTTACCGTCTCTCACTGTGGCCATTCCTGCGATGCGGGCTTGACTGACTGCGATGGGGTGATGATGAATCCTTCTTCCGGTCACGGGTGGGGGATGATGGTGCGGCTGTTCCCTTCATAACCTGAGACAAATGGGTGGGACGGGGGAGTTGAGGAGGGAAGAAATGAGGTATGTCATTATCACGGAATTGACTTCTGGACTTTCCAGGCTTAAAATGGAACTTCCCACTATTGTAAAGCCTGGCAGTAATTACAGgatattcattttttaaaaaaaatcatgcatcTTCTCTCTCAGGTTCACCTCTCTCTTCCCAAATCTGATGCCTTGGCATCAATGAGGGGATTAGAGATAGTATTTGACAATAGGCTTCTCTTTCTGTATCAACTAAGCATGATTATGAAGAGCAAACTGTCTTAAACTCTGAAACTGGATCAATAAACACCGTTAAAAGAACAGTGTAGGCGTTTAGACCTTTGTTCTTTTTTCCTGTTAACATAACCAGCTTCGCCAGAGTTGTATACTTTCCCCTCACTACTTGGTGGCTGGAAGTTCACTCCCCTTCCCTACAATCTCCAATAACCTAAGGAGTCTGTTTTATTTGGCTTCCAAGCCATAACATGGCCATAATTCCCCAGGATCAGTTAAAGAAGGCACTCTTCCCAATAATTACACACTCCATATTTAGAGTGGGCAGCATCTGACGGggattctcagccagttccttaCCTTCAGTCGCATGTCCCGAGTATGCCTCTCCAGCTCCTTGCGCAGTTCCTCACGACTTAGCTTTTCTATGTCAAGGACTGAATGCTTCCACTCAATCTGTTCCACACTGTGGGGGTCATGGGACACATACTGTCCAATCTTGACTTTCTTCAGCGTATGCCAGCATTTTCTGTAGGAACTCTCGAACTCTGAGAGGAGATCAATTAAAGTCCTGCACACTGGGGGTTTGAACATCAAGTCCTCACGTCGACTCATGCCCAGTGTTCCAAAGCGTCCAGCATAGTGGATTCCAAGCACTATGTGGCGGAAGTAATTCCCTGAGAATTCAGTTTTGAAGCTAATGGGAAACCTCTCTACTCCAGGCATATTGTTGGTGAGGTAACTGACCACAAAAATTAAGGAAAATCACAGGACCATGCCTTCACCAGGATTTTAGGATATTGATGGCAGAATTTTGTGCGCTCCCCTATGATGTGTTTGGCAACAGAGGGCCATTTAATCAGATCGGAGGGTATTGGGTGTGGATCCTctcctttccacactgtagggattctctgatggGAAAGCTCATGCATAATCTTCCTACTCTAACTGAAGCCCTTAAGTGAACAAATAATACTCACTCTAAAAGCCTTATCCTCCTGCTGGTATTAACCAGCAGTGAACAGGGGGTTTGCCTTCTGGACAGCACGATAAATAAACTTGTGCAGAGTTGCTTGTGCTCTCCCAGATGATGATTTCATTTAAAGGCACTCTGTGCCTGAAATGAAGGATCTAACACTGTGATAAAGCCCTCCCCTGAGGTTATCTCTCATTGTCACTCACCTGTGGGCTGGGGTATAACAATGGCATTAGGCCTTGGGTGGGTGCTGTACTGGCAGTCTACAATGACAAGCCAATGTAAAATGAGTACACCAAGCATTTCAAATGATTGAACCTGTACAAAGCAGGATGTAATCGGAGGCTTAAGATCAAACAATAAAATCTCCAAAAACATGTCCAAACTTTGCAGCTTTATAACAAATtaaaactaaactaaactaaCTAACTCCAGCTCACCTCAGAGGATCTTCAATGTCATCGCTGTTTTTATATCCGACAGAGTACTGTGGAGGCCCGGAACTCACTTCCTTACCTTTGCACTATTTGTTATGAATAGAAATGTGCCTAGAATTGCATCAAGCCATTTGGGGTCCTCATGCCTTCCTTGTGACAATAAACTTGAATTTTCTGCATAAATACCGTCACAATAGGTCCACAGCAGATGTCATCTTCCTAGTCTTGTCCCTGTAATacctggataacaaggacacccatatcagactcctatttattgactttagctccaccttcaaaaCCATAATTTCAACTAAACTCATTTCCAAACTACAAGACCTAGGACTCTGCTCCCCTGCTCTACTACTGGATCATTGACATCCTGACCCACGGGCTACAATCAATAAGAATAAGTGACcatacctcctccacaataatcctcaacactagtGCCTcgcaaggctgcatactcagcccaTTACAATGCTCCTTATAcgctcatgactgtgtggccaaattcagttctaactccatttacaaacttgctgatgacaccaccatagtgaGGTGGATGTCAAGCAATGAGGAGACAGAATCCAGGAAAGAGTTAgacagcttagtggcatggtgtaaggGCAACAATTTCTCCCTCaaagtcagcaaaatgaaggagctggtcaggAAGCAGGGTGGAGGACCTGCTCctgtgggtaaaaaatgaggtctgcagatgctggagatcacagctgcaaatgtgttgctggtcaaagcacagcaggttaggcagcatctcaggaatagagaattcgacgtttcgagcataagcccttcatcaggaataagctccTGTGGGTATCAATG
It encodes the following:
- the vash1 gene encoding tubulinyl-Tyr carboxypeptidase 1 isoform X2 gives rise to the protein MPGGRGDASIVRRRSASVGPVSVERNIQRDEDQGEDGDEEFRDEGVPFYINRGGLPVDEATWDRMWKHVAKIHPEGEKMVQRIRGMPYLPKVPMPCVPTFQLSTLVPDRLEAIQRYTRELHYLTNNMPGVERFPISFKTEFSGNYFRHIVLGIHYAGRFGTLGMSRREDLMFKPPVCRTLIDLLSEFESSYRKCWHTLKKVKIGQYVSHDPHSVEQIEWKHSVLDIEKLSREELRKELERHTRDMRLKVMKGTAAPSSPTRDRKKDSSSPHRSQSSPHRRNGHSERRSSGEKKTTEQKNLNDVGYQIRV